One window of Triticum dicoccoides isolate Atlit2015 ecotype Zavitan chromosome 5A, WEW_v2.0, whole genome shotgun sequence genomic DNA carries:
- the LOC119299759 gene encoding uncharacterized protein LOC119299759 — protein MPSSGYHRTLLVVLHRQFGHLSGSKMKIGKGTELLKKAASTCKNKTSVLAARLLVLVSLRRRMATIGAFSHRIHALVAAADREKGARVDCHKALVVHKVRKTPALPGGEVVVNISHQLALFDPEDDGHGGCPDWTLHPIFNDDDNNCCYTHKCEVDDNEEDGDVLLDECDEGVDDQPSVMDVIRNNREAEGLEFSIDDEIDQAADMFITRFRKRMNQLLVILCVNVYQLAWQISLKRISSCISAASRFFSIKDFSLNRYIEVIQSY, from the coding sequence ATGCCAAGCTCGGGCTACCACAGAACCCTACTTGTTGTCCTTCATAGGCAGTTTGGCCACCTCTCAGGATCGAAGATGAAGATTGGCAAGGGCACGGAGCTCCTGAAGAAGGCGGCTTCGACCTGCAAGAACAAGACCAGCGTGCTGGCAGCCAGGCTCCTCGTCCTCGTGTCCCTCCGCCGCAGGATGGCCACCATCGGCGCCTTCTCCCACAGGATCCATGCGCTTGTGGCTGCCGCTGACCGGGAGAAAGGTGCCAGGGTGGACTGCCACAAGGCTCTCGTGGTGCACAAGGTCCGGAAGACGCCAGCGCTCCCTGGTGGTGAGGTTGTTGTTAATATCTCTCATCAATTGGCACTGTTTGATCCAGAGGATGATGGTCATGGTGGCTGCCCTGATTGGACACTACACCCCATCTTCAACGACGATGATAACAACTGTTGTTACACCCACAAATGCGAGGTCGAcgacaatgaagaagatggcgATGTGCTACTTGATGAGTGTGATGAAGGCGTTGACGACCAACCGTCGGTCATGGATGTAATCCGGAACAACCGAGAGGCAGAAGGCTTGGAGTTCAGCATTGACGATGAGATCGATCAGGCTGCTGATATGTTCATCACAAGGTTTCGGAAGCGGATGAATCAACTTCTAGTGATCTTGTGTGTCAATGTCTACCAGCTTGCATGGCAAATTAGTCTGAAGCGTATATCAAGTTGTATATCGGCTGCTAGTAGATTTTTTTCGATAAAGGACTTTTCATTGAATAgatatatcgaggtgatacaaTCATATTGA